CCGCGCCGCCGTCGGTGGCCACCACGTCCCAGCCGACGCAGTCGGCGACGCCGTCGACCGGCACCGGCCCGGACTCCTCGAGCGTGACCAGCGTCCGGCAGGAGACCGGGCGGGCGTCGTCGAACGTCAGCACCGCCACGCCCGCGTCCGAGGTGGTCACCTGGGAGAACCCCTCGCCCCGCGGCGCGCAGTGCTCGAGCTGCGACTCCCCGCTGGGCAGGTGGACGGCGGCCAGGCAGTAGGCGCGCTTCGGCCCGTAGGTGGGGTAGCGCAGCTCCTCGCCGTGCAGCGACCAGGTGCCGCCGGGGGCCGGGCGCGGCCCGGGGAGGTCGGCGGTCGAGCCGTCGGCGAGCTGCACGACCAGCCCCAGTGCGGGGCGGCGCTCCCGGCGGTCGGTGGCCACGACGACGGCGTAGGAGTCGCTCATCAGCACCTGGCTGATCCGTCGGCCCGGGCCCGCGGCGAGCTCGGCCCGGCTGCCGTCGCGGGAGATCAGCGCGGTGCGTCCGTTCGGCGGTGCCACCGCCCGCCAGTCCCGCCCCACCACCACGGTCGCGTCCGGCGACTCGCCGGTCGACCGCCAGGACAGCGGCTCGGCGCTCTCCGCGTCATCCGGCTCCGGGTCGGCGGAGTCCGTGCAGCCGGCCAGTGCCAGTGCCAGCGCCAGCGCCAGCGCCAGGGTCGCGACGACGCGGCGCATCAGACCCCCACGTTCTGCTGGGGGTGCGCGAGGTTGGCGCGGTACTGCTGGTACGCCGACTGCCACTGATTGCGGGCGATGAACGGCTCGCTGGGGTCGAAGCGCTGCTGGTTCCAGGGCTCGAAGTAGCCCAGGAGGGGCTCCCCGCCCGGGTTCTGGTCGAAGCCGCGGCCCACCTGGAAGTGCCCCGAGGCGTCGTCGTCGAGGTAGGGGTAGAACCGCTTCTCCAGCACCGGGTGCAGCACGACCGGCGCCCGGTAGTCCTCCAGGTGGCGCATCATCAACAGGTACCACTCCTCGAAGGACCAGTCACCCACGTCGAGCACCACGTAGTCGCCGGCGTGCTTCTTGCGGTCGTAGCCGGTGTGGTCGTTGACCACGCGGACGAGCTCGGTGATCGAGGTGCCGGCGCGGGTGGTGCCGAGCTTGCCGGCCCAGTGCTTCTGCGACTGGCGGCGCTTGCGCCACCCCCAGGTGATCGCCTGCGCGGTGGCCGGGCCGCACCAGTACCAGCGGTTCTGCTCGCGCGAGCGCTTCGCCTTCATGATCGACCGGCGCCTCGGGTAGTCGGCGGCGCTCCTGCTCCCGTCGGCCTCGGCCCGCAGCCGCCGGACCTTGCCGGCCGCGCGGGCGGCGGCGGCCAGCTCGCGCCGGTCGGCGCGGGCCCGGTCGGCGGGCGACATCGCGGCGCGGCGCTCCAGCAGAGTGGCGGTGTCCAGGTCGCCGGTGTGCTCGCGGGCGGGCTGGTCGGCGGCCTCGGCTGCGGCGTCGGCGGCGGAGGCCAGGCGGGCCTGCACCTGCGCCTCGCTCTGCGTGGTCCAGCCGAGGCCGACGCAGTAGCGCTCGCCGTCGAAGGTGGCGCACCGGGTCGTGTCCGTCTTCGGTGCTGCGCTGCCGGCTGGTGCCGCGGTCAGCGGGAGCACGAGCAGGAGGGCCAGCCCGCAGGCGGCGTGGAGCGGCGTACGGCGGAGGGACCGGGTGTTCATGACGTCTCACTGTCCCCGACAGTCACAGGAGTCGCAAGATGCCAGCACCGAAGACGACAGCAGCCCCGGGCCGAGGGCCCGGGGCTGCTGGTGCGGAGCGGATGACGAGACTCGAACTCGCGACATCGACCTTGGGAAGGTCGCGCTCTACCAACTGAGCTACATCCGCACGGCCGGCCGCGATGGTGCAGCGCCCGACGACGGTGGATGCTACCCGATCCGGCGGAAGGTCGGGTGCTTGGGCGTCAGGCCGTCGCCCGACGAGCGCCCGGTGACCCGGCGGTGCACCCACGGCCCGAGGAACTCCCGGGTCCACCGGGCGTTCTCCCGCAGCTGCTCGCGGCGGCTGAGCAGCGGGGCCGCGGGCACCTCCATCGGGGTGAGGCCGTGCTCCACCCCGAGGGCGTCGAGCACCTGCAGCGCCATGTAGTGGTGGCCGGCGGCGTTGAGGTGCATCCGGTCGGTGTCCATGTGGGTGACCAGGTCGACGTCGCGCATCCGCCACATGTCGACCAGGGTGGCGTCGTGCTTGTCGGCGATCTCGCGGACCCACTCGTTGAAGATCGCCATCCGCCCGCGCACGGCGGCGTAGATCCCGGTCGAGCCGGGGTCGAAGATCGTGAACATCACCACCCGCGCACCGGTCGCGGTCAGCTGCCCGATCGCGTCGTCGTACGCCGCGGCCAGCGCGTCCAGGTCGACCTTGGGTCGCAGCACGTCGTTGCCGCCCCCGTGGATGGTGACCAGGTCGGGCTCCAGGGCCAGCGCCGGGGCCAGCTGCTCGTCGATGATCGCGGGCAGCTTGCGACCGCGGATGGCGAGGTTGGCGTAGCCGAAGTCGGGGTCGAGGGCCGCGAGGTGCTCGGCGACCCGGTCGGCCCAGCCGCGCAGCCCGTTCGGACGGTCGGGGTCGGGGTCGCCGACGCCCTCGGTGAAGGAGTCGCCGAGGGCCACGTAGCGGGTGAAGGTCTGGTCGCTGGGCATGGTGCCATTCTCGGGCACCGGGACAAGCGGCCACGACGGTAGGGTGCGGGCGTGCTGCTCTCCGACCGCGACATCCTGGCCGAGATCGACGCCGGCCGCATCGGCCTCACCCCCTGGGACGAGGAGATGCTCCAGCCCTCCAGCGTGGACATCCGGCTCGACCGGTTCTTCCGGGTCTTCGAGAACCACCGGTACCCCCACATCGACCCCGCGGCCGACCAGAGCGACCTGACCCGGATGGTCGAGCCCGACGGTGACGAGCCCTTCATCCTGCACCCGGGGGAGTTCGTCCTCGGCTCGACGTACGAGGTCTGCTCGCTGCCCGACGACGTGGCTGCGCGGGTCGAGGGCAAGTCCTCCCTGGGCCGCCTGGGGCTGCTGACCCACGCGACCGCCGGCTTCGTGGACCCCGGCTTCTCCGGTCACGTGACGCTGGAGCTGGCCAACGTGGCCACGCTCCCGATCAAGCTCTACCCGGGGATGAAGATCGGCCAGCTCTGCTTCTTCCGGCTCTCCTCGCCCGCCGAGCACCCTTACGGCTCGGCCAAGTACGGGTCGCGCTACCAGGGCCAGCGCGGGCCCACGCCGTCGAAGTCGTACGCGAACTTCCACCGCACGCAGATCTGAGGTCCCGGTCACCCCCGCTAGCCACGACGCGCGCTAAGGGCTACCTTATTTCGGTAAGGCTTCCCTAACTCGAGGATCAGCATGCGTCGTACCGCCACCACGCTCGTCACGGCCCTGGCCGGACTGAGCCTGCTCACCGCCTGCAGCACCGGTTCCACCGAGACCGCCGAGGAGTCCTCCGGCAGCACCACGTCGGTCGAGGAGGGGGCCTTCCCGGTCACCATCGAGCACGCCTTCGGCGAGACGACGATCGAGTCGGAGCCCAAGCGGGTGGCCACCCTCGGCTGGACCGACCAGGACAACGCGCTGGCCCTCGGCGTCGTCCCCGTGGGCGCCACCAAGCTCACCTGGGGCGGCAACGAGGAGGGCTCCTCGGACTGGTTCGACGCCGAGCTGGCCGAGGTCGGCGGCGAGGCCCCCGAGCGGTACGACGACTCCGACGGCATCCCTGTGCAGGAGGTCGCCGAGCTCGCGCCGGACCTGATCCTGGCCACCAACTCCGGCATCACCGAGGCGGAGTACAAGAAGCTCAGCAAGATCGCCCCCGTCGTGGCCTACCCGGACGCCCCCTGGGTGACCCCGTGGGAGACCTCGCTGGAGACCGCCGGCAAGGCGCTGGGTCGCAGCGAGCTGGCCGCCGAGGTGCTGGAGGAGACCGAGGGCGTGATCGAGGACGCCAAGGAGGAGTACTCCGACCTCGAGGGCACCTCGTTCGTCTTCGCCTACCTGAGCGCCACCGACCTGTCGACCGTCGGCGTCTACGGCCGCCAGGACCCGCGGGTCGCGGTGCTGGAGGACTTCGGCCTGGTCAGCCCCGAGATCACCGAGACGGCCGTCAAGGACGGGCAGTTCTACGGCACGGTCTCCGCCGAGCGCGCCGAGACGGTCGACTCCGACCTGCTGCTGACCTACGTGGAGTCCGAGGACGACCTCGAGACGTTCCGCAAGGACAAGCTGCTCGGCCAGATCCCCGCGCTCGCCTCCGGCCACGCCTACGGCGAGCTGGACAAGCACGTGGGTCTCTCCATCACCAACCCGACGCCGATCTCCATCCCGTTCATCGTGGAGAACTTCCTGCCCAAGGTGGCCGAGGCAGCTGACGGGTCGTGACCCTGCTCCAGTCCAGGGGGACGGACCGGCTCGCTGACGCCGGTCCGTCCCGCCCCCGCACCGCGACCGCCCTGCGCTTCGGCGCGGTGGCGGTCGTGGTGCTGGTCCTGGCTGGAGTCGCCTCCCTCCTGATCGGCTCCCGGGCGCTGTCCCCCGCGGTGGCGCTCGACCCCGGCCACCCGCTCCACCCGATCGTCGAAGCCCGGTTCGAGCGCACCCTGCTCGCCGCCGCGGTCGGGGCCGCGCTGGGCCTGGCCGGCGCGCTCATGCAGGGCCTGACCCGCAACCCGCTGGCCGACCCCGGGATCCTGGGCATCAACGCCGGCGCCTCGCTCGCGATGGTGCTGGCGATCTCCCTGCTCGGCGTCTCCGAGCTGAGCTCCTACCTGTGGTTCGCCTTCGCCGGGGCCGCGGCCGCCGCCCTGCTGGTGCACGCGATCGCCTCGATGGGCCGTGGGGGCGCCACCCCGGTCAAGCTCGCCGTCGCCGGCGCCGCCGTCACCGCCGCGGTGACCAGCTGGAGCACCGGCGTGCTGATGGTCGACCGCGCCACCATGGAGTCCTTCCGGCTCTGGCAGGTCGGCACCGTCGGCGGCCGCGGCCTCGACGTGCTGCTCACCGGGCTGCCCTTCCTGTTGGCCGGCGCGCTGCTGGCCGCCGTCGGCGCCCGGCTGCTGGACGCGCTGGCGCTCGGCGACGACGTGGCCCGCGGCCTGGGCCGCCGGGCCGGACGGGACCGGGTGGTGGTCGGACTGGCGATCGTCCTGCTCGCCGGCACCGCGACCGCGCTGGCCGGGCCGATCGCCTTCGTCGGGCTGGTGGTCCCGCACGCGGTCCGTGCCGTGGTCGGCCCCGGCCACACCCGGGTGCTGCCGCTGGCCGCCCTGGTCGGCGCGATCCTGGTCGTGGCCGCGGACACCGTGGGCCGCGTGGTGCTGCCGCCCGCCGAGGTCCAGGTCGGCATCATGGCCGCCGTCCTCGGCGTCCCGTTCTTCCTGGTCCTGGTCCGCCGCGGCCGGATGGGCACGCTGTGAGCACCGCGGTCCGGGTCCGGCCCGAGACCCTGGG
The window above is part of the Nocardioides campestrisoli genome. Proteins encoded here:
- a CDS encoding cysteine peptidase family C39 domain-containing protein, producing the protein MNTRSLRRTPLHAACGLALLLVLPLTAAPAGSAAPKTDTTRCATFDGERYCVGLGWTTQSEAQVQARLASAADAAAEAADQPAREHTGDLDTATLLERRAAMSPADRARADRRELAAAARAAGKVRRLRAEADGSRSAADYPRRRSIMKAKRSREQNRWYWCGPATAQAITWGWRKRRQSQKHWAGKLGTTRAGTSITELVRVVNDHTGYDRKKHAGDYVVLDVGDWSFEEWYLLMMRHLEDYRAPVVLHPVLEKRFYPYLDDDASGHFQVGRGFDQNPGGEPLLGYFEPWNQQRFDPSEPFIARNQWQSAYQQYRANLAHPQQNVGV
- a CDS encoding SGNH/GDSL hydrolase family protein; amino-acid sequence: MPSDQTFTRYVALGDSFTEGVGDPDPDRPNGLRGWADRVAEHLAALDPDFGYANLAIRGRKLPAIIDEQLAPALALEPDLVTIHGGGNDVLRPKVDLDALAAAYDDAIGQLTATGARVVMFTIFDPGSTGIYAAVRGRMAIFNEWVREIADKHDATLVDMWRMRDVDLVTHMDTDRMHLNAAGHHYMALQVLDALGVEHGLTPMEVPAAPLLSRREQLRENARWTREFLGPWVHRRVTGRSSGDGLTPKHPTFRRIG
- the dcd gene encoding dCTP deaminase encodes the protein MLLSDRDILAEIDAGRIGLTPWDEEMLQPSSVDIRLDRFFRVFENHRYPHIDPAADQSDLTRMVEPDGDEPFILHPGEFVLGSTYEVCSLPDDVAARVEGKSSLGRLGLLTHATAGFVDPGFSGHVTLELANVATLPIKLYPGMKIGQLCFFRLSSPAEHPYGSAKYGSRYQGQRGPTPSKSYANFHRTQI
- a CDS encoding iron-siderophore ABC transporter substrate-binding protein; this translates as MRRTATTLVTALAGLSLLTACSTGSTETAEESSGSTTSVEEGAFPVTIEHAFGETTIESEPKRVATLGWTDQDNALALGVVPVGATKLTWGGNEEGSSDWFDAELAEVGGEAPERYDDSDGIPVQEVAELAPDLILATNSGITEAEYKKLSKIAPVVAYPDAPWVTPWETSLETAGKALGRSELAAEVLEETEGVIEDAKEEYSDLEGTSFVFAYLSATDLSTVGVYGRQDPRVAVLEDFGLVSPEITETAVKDGQFYGTVSAERAETVDSDLLLTYVESEDDLETFRKDKLLGQIPALASGHAYGELDKHVGLSITNPTPISIPFIVENFLPKVAEAADGS
- a CDS encoding FecCD family ABC transporter permease gives rise to the protein MTLLQSRGTDRLADAGPSRPRTATALRFGAVAVVVLVLAGVASLLIGSRALSPAVALDPGHPLHPIVEARFERTLLAAAVGAALGLAGALMQGLTRNPLADPGILGINAGASLAMVLAISLLGVSELSSYLWFAFAGAAAAALLVHAIASMGRGGATPVKLAVAGAAVTAAVTSWSTGVLMVDRATMESFRLWQVGTVGGRGLDVLLTGLPFLLAGALLAAVGARLLDALALGDDVARGLGRRAGRDRVVVGLAIVLLAGTATALAGPIAFVGLVVPHAVRAVVGPGHTRVLPLAALVGAILVVAADTVGRVVLPPAEVQVGIMAAVLGVPFFLVLVRRGRMGTL